AATATGTTGATGAAGGCTGATCTGTTGAAAGAGCTGGAGCATATACAAAAGAACCGCTGGTTTAATCATGATAATGTTGTGATGGATCAATACGGTCGTCGAGATTTTGCATTTCATCTGTTTTATAACGATCCGAGTAAGCTCAGTTTTGATAACAGTTGGGGTGTGTGGTCCTTTTCCAGTTATAATGAGCCGGATCTGGCGAATCGTGATGTTAATGTTGTGAGAGCTACATTAAGTTCCAATTATTCTGCTTTAAAAGCGGCGGACAGTCGAAACATCCTGTTTGAACCGGCTCTCGGAGACACCAATACCGCGGGTTTGAGCTGGTTGGAGGATCTATACAATTCAGATGGGCAAAACGGGGCAGAGCTACGAACTTACTTTGATGTCATGGATGTGCACGCCTATTGTAAGTATGCGGATCCTTATCCCGCTGGCTTGACGCATGGGGTGCCTGAAGCGCTGATTGGGAAGATTGATGCACTGCGGACACTTATGGCCAGTCATGGCGACGGCAATAAGCCTATCGTGTTTACAGAGCTTGGCTGGAGCACGTATACGGGCGGGGCTTATTTGAAAGCCGTAGATAAGCCGACACAGCGCAATTATCTCGTTCGCTCGCATGTTATTTCAGCGGCCAAAGATATTAAAGCCATTTGGTGGCACAATTTTCAAGACAACGGAACGAGTGCGGGGAGTATTGAACATCAGTTTGGAATCATCGACTGGTATGGGAAGCCGAAGCCCGCATATTACGGGTATTATATCATGTCTAAAGTTCTGGCCGAAGCGGTCTATGATGATGTGTTGAATGGGGTCAATCATCCCAATTATGGTTATCAGTTTCGAGACGAGGCCGCAGGTGTGTATATTACCGCATTGTGGGCAGCCGACGAGGTCAATCGCGTCGCCAGCCTTTCTACTTCAGATTCGGGACTCAAAGTTGTAGGTGTCGATGGTAGTTTTACATACGTTCAAGCGCATGCTGGGCTTGCCGACGTCGCTCTTTCAGGGGCGCCTGTTTTTATCTATTCCACGAGCCCCCTGTTCCTCTATGCAGTTAATTAGAGCTATTTTTCGTTGCAGTTATGTAATACTTATCTGAATGTTACGAAAGAAATGTTTCTTTGTTTCATTTTAACTCATTCATGAATATTCGATCCATCGCAAAAGAATCCGGCTTGTCAGTGGCTACTGTCTCGCGAGTGCTGAATAATGAAAGTGGGGTGAGTGATGAGGCACGGCAGAAGGCGTTGAAAGTCATTGAGCGCTCTGGTTACAAGCCGCGGAACTATTCGCAGCGTAGAGGCACACGCATCGCGATTGTCGTCGAAGCGGGCGCGCCTTCCTTCGATAGTTTCTATTCTTTGGTGTTCACTGGCATCTCTCGATACGCGTGGGAGTGTGGATTTGAGGCAACTTTAGTCTATTATTCGCCAGATCATGAAAGAAACTCGGGTGGTGAACTGGTTGATTTGCTACGCAAGAAGCGTTGCAATGGGGCTGTGCTGATCGCGCCCATCAGTGAGAGTGAAGGGCAGAATTTGATCGATGCCCGAATACCCTCGGTGCTTGTGGCTCATCGTTTGAGTTTAGATGGTATCGGCTACATCGATTGTAATAACTTTCAAGGTGCTAGTGACCTGACCGAATACTTACTACATCTGGGGCATCGCAAGATCGGCTATCTGTGTGGCAATCTGGAGAATGGGAACAATAGTGACCGTCTGAATGGGTATCTGAAGGCGATGGAAAGTGTCGGCGTCGAGGTGGATGATGGCTGGATGATTGAACATCATCCGACGGATGTGACCGAACAGGCCGGATACGATCAAGCGCTCTTCTTGTTGGAGCGTTATCCGGATATTACGGCGATTTTTGCCAACAATGACTCGATGGCCTATGGTGCCGTGACCGCGTGTATGGAAACGGGCTTACGGGTTCCAGAAGATATTTCCGTGGTCGGTTATGACGATTATCTATCCAGCCGATACTATAACCCGTCACTCACCACGATGCGGCAGCCATTGATGGAAATGGGAGCGTCTGCAGCCCGATGGGTTGACGAGAAGTTGAAGAATAAAATCAGCGATTTGCCGCATCGCGTTTTCCGCGGTGAGCTAATTGTGCGAAAATCCTGCGCACTCCCTAGGGCTGACTCATAACGATTGCACTGTCTTTGATGCCTCAAACCGGAGGCCTCTTTCTACAAACTTACGCATCTGAACACTGCTCTGGTCATTGGGGGCGGGGAGGACGAAGACCGAAGCTCGGCTTTGATTGTCGAATCTCCAGGTGGACCGATAGACCACACGTGCGGCTTCCTTGCCCTGTTGTGCGAGTTGCACCTTGACCATCTTGTTTTGGTCGGCGAGCTCATCTTGTTTGATGACAACCGTTTCATTCGGAGCGATCGCTTGGATGATCGGTTGATCTCCCAGGGCAAATACGATATCGAGTCCCGAGTAATTGAAAATGCGGCAACTGTTAGTTGGGAAGCTTTCCTGTGAGAAGTCGTGAATGAGAATTTCAAATTGCTCTTTCGACTTTGGTAGAAAAATCATCAGACTGTGTTTCATTGTGGGATCTAATTTAGCGATGCCGTTTGGAAGTGGGCGCTCTTCCGGAGGCAGGGTGAGCGATTCTTTATTTGTATAAAAACGAATGATCGGTACACCCTGGTAGTCAATTGGCATACTGAAGCCACCGCTGTAAGCCTTCAGTTCCTGAACTTCGCCACCATTTATGTAGTAGAGTCCTTTGATTGGATGCTGCCACGCTAAGGTTGTTAGCTCGAGACGTACATCGCTGGGCATTTCCTGCTCGGATGCCGATAGGCTCGCGGCTAAAAGAAGCATGACTGCACAGCGGTGGAGAAGGGTTCTGTAATTACTCATAGCTCATCCTCGCTCAACCATCGGAAAGCGATGATTTGAAATTTACGTCCGAATGCTTGATTGGTTGGATTGGTTAGTGCGTCGCTTTCAGCGATGAATTCATTGAGGGAACCGTCCGATAGGTCGTTTCCGGTGCCAGTCATGTCAGGGAAGCGTTGGACGACAGCTTCGCACCATGCTTCGTCCGATTCGCCAGTGATGCTGTCTGCGCTGCCGTAGGCGCGGATCACGAAAGTGTCTGACCGTGGGCTTAGAATGGGGGCCAAGGGCTGTAATAAATCACCTTGTAGAACGTAGCCGCTGTGACCAGTTGCTTGAGAGTCTGGGTGTTCGTTAGACAGAACGGCATTATAGGTGGAGCCGCTTAGGTTGATGGCCTCGGAGGCTATGCTTGCATGGATGTTTTGATTAATCGTCCGGTCGAGTGCAGCCTGCAGTGTGCCTCGTGTTTGTGCTTCCGCGTTTGTCGCGTTGAGTCGGCGGTTAATGAAGTCTGCTAGGGAGAGGAAGGGGCCGCGGCTTTTGACTTCTTCAACCGTGGCTTCAGCCAGTGCGTCCAATTCGCTGTCGGAGAGCTTGCGGTAGCCTTTGAAGAATGCCTTGAACGCGTCGCTGTCGGCGGCGTTTGCTGAGTAGCCTGATTCGTAGATCGGCAAACTGGTGCGGCTCACGTAAACGCCGTCCGGATCGGTTAGGCTTAGGTCTTGAGCGTCTGTTCCGCTTACATCTATTCGTAGGAAAGGTTGATCCATACTGCTGAACAAGGCTTTCCATGCTTTGACTGAAGTTGAATTGATGTTGAATCCGCCTTGTACGATAATGCGGCCGCCCCAGGCCAGCATGGCGCGCGTATCGTTAAGGTCGAGTAGCTCACTTCGGGTCGAAGCTGAAGGAACGATGACACGGTGGCGCGCATTGTAGGGGCTCTTTTCTCCTGCCACGAGTGCGGACCAGTTTGCATCGCTGATCTTCGGTGATACTGTGGACAGGAAGTATTCGTCAAAGATCTGATCGTTCACCATGTAGGCCGTGTCGAAGAGATTTAGCCCATAGTTGTCTTCGAAGGATGTTTTATAGGTGCTGTCGAGAGGGATGCGTGTGTTGGCATAAGAGTTTCCCACCAGATAACTGGGTTCGAAATTGTAGCGAGATAGGTTTGCGTGCTGAAATTGTCCGATTGAAACTGCAGGGAAGCGGGGCACATCGAATAAGATAATCTGTGACTGTCCCAGGCTACTATCACTGATCGAGGGGCCATTCAGCCCGGTGTATCTGGAGAAATCACCGATGGAAGGTTCTGGGACGGAGCCTGCTGCGAGGTAGCCGTTTTGCTGATCACCGCCACCTTGAAAGGCACCCTGCGCAAAGAGGCCGGGGCCGTCCCAACGTGGTGCCGAGTAGAGTGCGCGCGGATTCGAGTCGATCAGATTGCGCAATCCATTATTTGCTTCGTTGGTTGTGCGGAGGTGAAATAGCCATGTGCCGATGTCCAGGTAGTTGGAGCCGAGTCGCTGGCTAGGCAGGAAGGGAGGAATGGTGCCGTCTTCGAGAGTGCCGGGAGATAGCTCTGCGTCGGGGTGCTCGCTGGCGTAAACGGGGTCTTTCCAGAAACCGCTCGAACTTTGCATGATCAAGTTAGAGTTGTTCTTATTGGTATCAGATGGCGTTTCGTGAATGAGTTGCCAATACGCTCCACTGAGTTGGTCGCCCTTGGAGCCTCCAACAAACCAATCGTCGTTGCGCTCCTTGATTTGGACGCTGTGAACGGTGACTGCCTTATCGGCTACGTATTTGTCCACATACGAACTGTGTGAATACTTGAATGGCCAATCGAAGTAAAAGCCTTCGGAATCTTGCCATCCGTAATCTAATTCATTTTCACGAAAATTGCCGCTTGCATCGGCAGTTGCTGACAGGATGCGAATTTCGCCGGGCATGAATTCGAGGTCTGCTGGTGCCAGCGCTGCCCAGACCCCCTGCGTGTATTGATTGTTACCTTCCCCCTTCATGTAGGCGTTGGCAATATTAATGGTTTCGTTGAATGGCGTGCCGTCGTCGAATTCTCCTGAAATGACTAACTCGGGGGCTGCTTCAAATGAGAACCGATACTGCGGATAGAAGTTGTTTTGGTCGATGTTGGGGTAGGCGCGCTTGAGTTTTACATTGTAGGGGTTCCACATCGCTAACATCGGTTGTAAGTAGAAGCGGAGTTTGTATTTGTCGACACCATCGACTTCTTCGCTTGTAGAGCCTACACGTATGTGAAGTTGGAATCGCTCCAGGATTGGAGTGATCGGACTGTTGGTGTGTTGTTCATCGGGATGATAGTATTTTTGGTAGTTTTTATATGGAAGCGCATCGGGCACTTCGTTTGGCCCTCCGGCGACTGGATAAGCTAGGATGGGCTTGATCGCTCCATCCGTGGCTAAGTCGTCCAACTTGTAGAGATTGTAGTAGCTGTAAAGACTGCCCCAGTTGGGCCCCACGTCGGTCAGCTTATTGATTCTTTGAAGTTCAGGACAGAGATAGAATTCGCTGGGAGGCTCTGCAACTTCGGCGACTGGGAATTCCATGACACCCTGAAATAGCTGATCCTCTTCGCGATCCGTTCTGGTAAAGGATAGGTTTGTCGCTTGCACCCCAAAGAAATGCTCAAATACGGTCGGGCTTTCAAAAGCCATCGTGAGATCTTTTTTGAAACCACCTTTTCGCGTGTCGGTTTGCAAGCTTTGCGAATAGACTGTGAGGTCATGTTTGTAAGCGTTGAATAGACTCGCTTCAGCTTCTGAGCTTAGCTTGAGTAATGCCCGTAGGCTTTCATAGCTGAATGCTTTGTTAAATAACTCCAGTTCGCTCTCGGTCAACTGCCCCCAAGGCCCTCCGAGCTGTTGGATGCCGGGAGTGAGCGCGAGGCTGGAGTCGAGTAGCGTAGTTTTTTGCGCTTCATTTATCAGATTAAAGCTGGGGCCCACAAAATGCTCTATCGACTGGTTTTCATCGCGGAAGGGGTCGCTCACGTTGATCCTCGCCTTCACTCCCTCGTCGCCGACCCACCAGGCATAAGACCCATTCGCTCCGCCAGAGTTCGATGTGATCGATTTCTTTCCGACGATGACTGGCGGTGTGCTGATCGTGGTTTCAGCGGAGAGCATGAGGACCTGTCGATCGCTGGGTATGTTTGGATTCGTAGGATCTATGTTGGCGGGAGAGCTTCCATCTATGCCTGAGGCTAACCAGGCTAGTGGAGGCGGTTTTGCTTCACCGTTAGTGGCTTGATAAGCGCGTCTGAGGGTGTGGTCGCTCCTTGCTGCGGCCGGGGAGGGGTCCTGACTATCCCAGACTCCTGTCCAAGCCCAACAAGGGCTGGTGTCGGAGGTTCCGTAGATATCGGCTCGGGCGGTCACGCGCGTGTCTGGGCCGGCAAAGTTTTGAAGTTCTCCAAGTGCAACTTGTAGACCCAGTAATGCGTTGGTTTGAGCTTTTTGTGTACGGGCCGCGGATTCGGCCGCACGGATATCCACCTGAATCATTGTGCTCAAACTGAGCATCAGCAGGACCACAAAGGACATCAGCGTCAGTGCCAATAGCAGAGCGAATCCTTTCGCTGTTTGGGCAGAGTGGGCGGGGTGCATGGTTTCTCTAAATTAAGTATCTGAAAGGGACTGGAGCGGATGTCGATCTTCTATCTTTGAGGGGGTATAATCACTTCAAAAAGACGATGAACATCTTCGTGGTAGGAGTAGAGCCAGATATTTGCATAAACGAGTATACAGAAATGAGTATGTTGAATTGTTACGTAACATATTTAGTATATTACGTAACTTCAAGCTGAAACTTGATTCGTATGAGTGAATACAGTGTAGAGTCATGCGTTTTCGCTTTATCTACCTGTCAGCGAGTTCAAGTCGACTGCGTAACTTGATGGATTCATCATGCATGTGTGAGCTTGCCGAGGAGGTCTGGGACGTTTTTGCTGGAATGCATGACTCGACGACTTTGCTATAGCTTTCTGCTATATCTATACACTCAGCTCGGCCTTCTGTCTGCAACAGTTGATGTTTATTTTGGCACCGGTGGGGGGCAGGCCCACGGCATCTACCATGCCGTGCTGGATGTCGACAAAGGTAAACTTTCCGAGGCGACTCTAGTCGCAGCGGTGCAGGCGCCTGAGTTTCTGGCCTTCCACCCTGATCGTACGAAACTCTATGCGGTCGCTAAACTTGATGGACAGCCCTCGGTTGTCGCATATGCCATCGCGGCGGATGGTTCGCTCTCTTTACTCAATTCCGAGCCTATCGTGAGTGGCGGTGCCGCGCATATCAGCGTGCATCCGTCCGGTCGTTTTTTGCTGACGGCGCAGTATGGTGCAGGCTCGGTTGAGCTCTTCCCACTGGCTGTGGATGGCCATGTGCAAGCGAGTCGGCAGGTTCTAAAACATGTGGGCGGCTCTGGCGTGGTGGCGAAACGCCAAAATGCACCACATCCGCATTGGACCGGTTTCTCTCCGGATGGACGTTTTGCTTTTGTGCCTGACCTCGGGCTTGATCAGATCGTTATTTATAAGGTTCAAAGCGATGCTGCGTCGATCCAGCAAGTCGGTCATGCGGACTCGATCCCCGGAGGGGGGCCGCGCCATATGAGGTTCTCGGTTGATGGCCAATATATCTTCTTGCTCAATGAGTTGAGCCTGACTGTTTCGACCTTCGCATACGACGCCGCTGCTGGGACTGCTAAGCTGCTGTCGTCTGCGCCGACATTGAGCGACGTGGTGAAGGCCAAAGAGAATTCCAATTCCGGCTCCGAGATTCTGGTGCATCCAAACGGGCAGTTTGTCTATGCTGCCAATCGCGGACACGACAGCGTGACTGCCTTTAAAATCGAGCCCGCCAGCGGGCAGCTGCAGGTCGTTGACGTTGAGCCCATCCGCGGTGCGTGGCCACGCAGTATCAACATAGACTCCAGCGGCCGTTGGCTGCTGGCCGCCGGTGCGCATTCTGGCACAGTGACCGTTTTGGCAGTGGACCCAGACACCGGTGAGCTCAGTTACCGCAGCAAGAGTGTCATCCAGGTGCCAAATGCAATCTGCGTGTTGTTGAATTAATTCAGAAGCCAGAGTGAGCAGTGGAACTACCTGCCTTTTAAAAAGTCACGAGTTTCACGTTTCAGCTTTTTGATTTTGGTCTCATTCTTCTTGAGATCCCGTTTGTACATGATGTCGATGAAGAGCTTGCCCTGGAGGTGGTCGACTTCATGTAAAATGCAGCGCCCTAGTAATCCGTCTGCTTCGATCACGTGTGAGTTGCCTTCAGTGTCTTGAAATTCACAACGCACGCCGATCGGTCGGTCCACTCGACCATTGACGCCTGGGAAGGAGAGGCAGCCTTCCTCGTAAACTTCTTCCGTCGCATCCAGGATCGTGATTTTAGGGTTAGCGATGGCCATGGGCATGATCAGGTCCAGCGGCGGCTGCTTGCCGTCGAAGCTATAGTTAAAAGGAACTTCGGCACCTTCCGGCGGACGCACATCCACCACGCAGAGTTGTAGTGCTTGGTCGATCTGCTGAGCGGCCAGTCCAATACCTTCCTCGTCATACATCGTATCCACCATGTCGTTGGCCAGTTTAGCCAGCTCGGCGTTGAATTCAGTGATCGGTTTGCCGACTTTGCGGAGAATCGGTTCGCCGTATTTGGTGACTCGTAAAATCATGATTGTTTAAATGGTATATTTTTTTCTGAGGTCTTAGTTTATAGGCTAACGCTGTCCAGATGCGCGGGCAGGGAGGGGAGCTGCGTTGCTCATCGTGGTGTTGACGATGACTTCATGTTGGGCGGCGACTGTTTCATAGGCCGATTGTAGCGCTGACCATACTTGAGCGGCTTCGCCCCACACGACCGTGGACATGCTGCCTGTTTCACGTTGGATCCCCGTGGCATCCAGGGCGTCCAGATAGCAATGCACCGCTTCGCGCACTTTGCCGTCGAGTGCGTAAACAGAGATTTGAATCGAAATCAGTGGATCGGTTTTTTCCATCATGTATGGTTTAGGCACCCATTCGCCGCTTGTCACGGCGGAATATACTCTAGGTTCTGGTGCTAGGGCATTGTTTTTAACTGCCAGCAAAAAACGCTAGCCGTCGGCTGTGAATGCGCTACTTGTTCATGCTTAGATACGATGGCTTATAATGTTGCACATTTCCTAGCTCAGCAAGCAGTCGCCCAACCCGAGGCTGCGGCTGTGCGTGCGCCAGTCGGGCATGCTCCCGATGGTACGATTCGCTATGCGGAGCGCAGCTTTGCGGAGTTGGAGGCGGAGGCTGCCTCAACGGCGCATTATTTCGCCGCTGCGGGGATTCGGCGTGGCTCACGGGTGTTACTCATGGTGCGGCCGGGGCTGGATTTGATCCGTATTGTCTTTGCTTTGTTTAAAATGGGCGCGGTGCCGATTGTGATCGACCCTGGTATGGGGCTGAGGAAGTTTCTGCGTTGTGTGCGTCACTCGCAGCCGAGTGCGCTGGTGGGCATCGCGCCGGCGATATGGATCGCGCGATTATTTCGTCCGAGTTTTCGTGGGGTCGGTATTAAGATTGGTGTTGGAGCTGGTTTTGAAAAAGAGATTGGCCGGTTCAAGCGTCAGGGGGCCTTCGAGGTGGTGGATTCCGCGGCCGATGAGTTGGCGGCGATTCTTTTTACATCTGGATCGACCGGGCCCGCGAAAGGGGTCTGTTATGCGCATGGAATGTTTCTGGCGCAAGTGGAGGCGATACGGCGACAATATGGCATTCAGCCGGGCGAGGTGGATCTGCCGATGTTGCCAGTATTTGCATTATTTAATCCTGCGCTGGGTATGTGTACGGTGGTTCCGGACATGAATCCGAGTCGTCCCGCGACAGTGGAACCGGCGCAAATCGTGCGTGCGATCCAGCAGAATTTAGTGACCAACAGCTTTGGCTCGCCGGCCTTGTGGACCAAGATTGCGCGCTATTGTGAGCGCGAGTCCATTACACTGCCAAGTGTGCGGCGTATCCTGATGGCGGGCGCACCTGTGCCGCCCGCACTGATGGCGCAGATGCGGGCGATCATTCCTCAGGGGGAAATTCACACGCCCTATGGCGCAACGGAGGCTTTGCCAGTGAGTTCGATTTCGGCTTCGGAGGTGCTGGAGCAGACTGCGGCGCGCACGCAATTGGGCGAGGGGACTTGCGTGGGGTGTCCTTTGCCGGAGGTTTCGGTGCGGATTATAGAACCTGTGGAGGCTGCGATTGCTGATATCGCAGATGTGCGGGACTTGCCGCAGGGGGCGATAGGTGAAATCATTGCACGGGGGCCGTCAGTGACCCGGGGCTATGATCAATTACCACAAGCGGATGCGAGTTCGAAAATTGCGGATGGTGCGGCGCATTGGCACCGGATGGGGGATATGGGCTGGTTGGATGGCGAGGGGCGTTTGTGGTTCTGTGGCCGTAAGGTGGAGCGCGTGCTGACTGAGACGGGAGCGATGTATACGGATTGTTGTGAGGCCATCTTTAACGCGCACCCGCAGGTGTTTCGTTCGGCATTGATCGATCTTGGGGCGGGCGCCCGGGAATTGTGGTCGAGCCGGAAAAGTCTGCATTTCCCCGGACGGCGGCTGCGCGCGCGCAGTTTGTCAGCTCGCTGGAGCAGCTGGCGCAGAGCCATGCGATGACTCATAAGATTCGGGATTTCTTTTTTGAAGCCAAGTTTCCGGTTGATGTACGGCACAACGCGAAGATTCATCGTTTGTCGCTTGCGCGTAAATTTGCTCTGAAATAATTTCACGCAATGAATGTCTTAGTCACTGGAGGAGGAGGGTTTGTCGGCAGTTATGTGATCGAGCGATTGCTGGCTCGTGGCTATGCTGTGCGTTCCTTCGGGCGTTCGCCGCAAGCAGGATTGGTGGCGAAAGGAGTGGACGTTGTTTGTGGTGATCTAGCGAGTGAAGAGGATGTGCGCGCAGCATGCGTGGGCGTGGATGCGGTCTTTCATGTTGCGGCGAAGGCAGGCGTCTGGGGCAGTTGGGATCGCTTTTATCAGCCGAATGTTGTCGGCACGCGTAACGTGGTGGCAGCTTGTCAGGCCGAAGGCGTGGGGCGTCTCGTTTACACCAGCACGCCGAGTGTGGTATTTAATGGGCAAGCGATTCGAGGCGGTGGGCAAGAGTTGCCCTATGGGCGCAATTGGTTGTGTCACTATGCACATACCAAGGCGATCGCCGAGCAGGAGGCTTTAGCAGCAAACAGTGAATCTTTGCGAGTCGTGGCGCTGCGGCCACATCTCATTTTTGGCCCAGGTGATCCGCACTTGCTACCGCGGGTGATCGAGAGCGTAAAGGCTGGACGTTTAAAGATCGTGGGCGATGGCAATAACCAAGTCGATGTCTCCTATGTCGAAGACGTCGCGGCAGCGCATGTGAATGCGCTGGATGCTTTGTCGCTGGGGCAATGTGCCGGCAAAGCTTACTTTATCTCGCAAGGCACGCCCGTGGCGCTTTGGCCTTGGCTGAATGAGGTGCTCGCGGGGCTCGGACATCCGCCGCTTAGTCAGCGTATTCCTATGCGGCTCGCTTATGCCGCGGGAGCAGTGGCCGAATGTGCCTGGAAATTGTTGGCTAAGCCGGGAGAGCCTCCGATTACACGCTTTGTTGCGGTGGAACTGGCGAAGGATCACTACTTTGACCTCCAGGCCGCTCGACGGGATCTTGCTTTTGAGCCCGCATACGATATGCAAGCGGCTTTAGTTGAGACCATTAAAGACCTTAAAATACGCGGTTTTTGAGTGTTCTTTGCTGTATAAGTATTTGACCCCACGTTTAATTATTCTTGCTGTGGCAAGGTGTCTTTCATCGGTCCTATCATCAGTCTTATCATTATCGTTTTTTTGCTGGTAATTGTCTTTCGGCAGCGGCGACAAATTAAAGAGCTTAATCGTGTCGAAGCACCGGTAGAGGAAACGAAACTGGTCGACGATAAAGTTGAAGCGGACGCGGGGGCCGTCGCGCTTTTTGCCACCCTTTCGCATGAGTTGCGCACG
The nucleotide sequence above comes from Coraliomargarita algicola. Encoded proteins:
- the def gene encoding peptide deformylase → MILRVTKYGEPILRKVGKPITEFNAELAKLANDMVDTMYDEEGIGLAAQQIDQALQLCVVDVRPPEGAEVPFNYSFDGKQPPLDLIMPMAIANPKITILDATEEVYEEGCLSFPGVNGRVDRPIGVRCEFQDTEGNSHVIEADGLLGRCILHEVDHLQGKLFIDIMYKRDLKKNETKIKKLKRETRDFLKGR
- a CDS encoding lactonase family protein: MTRRLCYSFLLYLYTQLGLLSATVDVYFGTGGGQAHGIYHAVLDVDKGKLSEATLVAAVQAPEFLAFHPDRTKLYAVAKLDGQPSVVAYAIAADGSLSLLNSEPIVSGGAAHISVHPSGRFLLTAQYGAGSVELFPLAVDGHVQASRQVLKHVGGSGVVAKRQNAPHPHWTGFSPDGRFAFVPDLGLDQIVIYKVQSDAASIQQVGHADSIPGGGPRHMRFSVDGQYIFLLNELSLTVSTFAYDAAAGTAKLLSSAPTLSDVVKAKENSNSGSEILVHPNGQFVYAANRGHDSVTAFKIEPASGQLQVVDVEPIRGAWPRSINIDSSGRWLLAAGAHSGTVTVLAVDPDTGELSYRSKSVIQVPNAICVLLN
- a CDS encoding NAD-dependent epimerase/dehydratase family protein; translated protein: MNVLVTGGGGFVGSYVIERLLARGYAVRSFGRSPQAGLVAKGVDVVCGDLASEEDVRAACVGVDAVFHVAAKAGVWGSWDRFYQPNVVGTRNVVAACQAEGVGRLVYTSTPSVVFNGQAIRGGGQELPYGRNWLCHYAHTKAIAEQEALAANSESLRVVALRPHLIFGPGDPHLLPRVIESVKAGRLKIVGDGNNQVDVSYVEDVAAAHVNALDALSLGQCAGKAYFISQGTPVALWPWLNEVLAGLGHPPLSQRIPMRLAYAAGAVAECAWKLLAKPGEPPITRFVAVELAKDHYFDLQAARRDLAFEPAYDMQAALVETIKDLKIRGF
- a CDS encoding LacI family DNA-binding transcriptional regulator codes for the protein MNIRSIAKESGLSVATVSRVLNNESGVSDEARQKALKVIERSGYKPRNYSQRRGTRIAIVVEAGAPSFDSFYSLVFTGISRYAWECGFEATLVYYSPDHERNSGGELVDLLRKKRCNGAVLIAPISESEGQNLIDARIPSVLVAHRLSLDGIGYIDCNNFQGASDLTEYLLHLGHRKIGYLCGNLENGNNSDRLNGYLKAMESVGVEVDDGWMIEHHPTDVTEQAGYDQALFLLERYPDITAIFANNDSMAYGAVTACMETGLRVPEDISVVGYDDYLSSRYYNPSLTTMRQPLMEMGASAARWVDEKLKNKISDLPHRVFRGELIVRKSCALPRADS
- a CDS encoding fatty acid CoA ligase family protein translates to MAYNVAHFLAQQAVAQPEAAAVRAPVGHAPDGTIRYAERSFAELEAEAASTAHYFAAAGIRRGSRVLLMVRPGLDLIRIVFALFKMGAVPIVIDPGMGLRKFLRCVRHSQPSALVGIAPAIWIARLFRPSFRGVGIKIGVGAGFEKEIGRFKRQGAFEVVDSAADELAAILFTSGSTGPAKGVCYAHGMFLAQVEAIRRQYGIQPGEVDLPMLPVFALFNPALGMCTVVPDMNPSRPATVEPAQIVRAIQQNLVTNSFGSPALWTKIARYCERESITLPSVRRILMAGAPVPPALMAQMRAIIPQGEIHTPYGATEALPVSSISASEVLEQTAARTQLGEGTCVGCPLPEVSVRIIEPVEAAIADIADVRDLPQGAIGEIIARGPSVTRGYDQLPQADASSKIADGAAHWHRMGDMGWLDGEGRLWFCGRKVERVLTETGAMYTDCCEAIFNAHPQVFRSALIDLGAGARELWSSRKSLHFPGRRLRARSLSARWSSWRRAMR
- a CDS encoding YkoF family thiamine/hydroxymethylpyrimidine-binding protein, with amino-acid sequence MMEKTDPLISIQISVYALDGKVREAVHCYLDALDATGIQRETGSMSTVVWGEAAQVWSALQSAYETVAAQHEVIVNTTMSNAAPLPARASGQR